A section of the Prionailurus bengalensis isolate Pbe53 chromosome C2, Fcat_Pben_1.1_paternal_pri, whole genome shotgun sequence genome encodes:
- the POLR2H gene encoding DNA-directed RNA polymerases I, II, and III subunit RPABC3 isoform X2, whose amino-acid sequence MDLILDVNIQIYPVDLGDKFRLVIASTLYEDGTLDDGEYNPTDDRPSRADQFEYVMYGKVYRIEGDETSTEAATRLSAYVSYGGLLMRLQGDANNLHGFEVDSRVYLLMKKLAF is encoded by the exons ATGGACCTAATCTTAGATGTAAACATTCAGATTTACCCTGTAGACTTGG GTGACAAGTTCCGGTTGGTCATAGCCAGTACCTTATATGAAGATGGTACCCTGGATGATGGTGAATACAACCCCACAGATGATAGGCCTTCCAG GGCTGACCAATTTGAGTATGTAATGTATGGGAAAGTATACAGGATTGAGGGAGACGAAACTTCTACTGAGGCAGCAACGCGTCT CTCTGCCTACGTGTCGTATGGGGGCCTGCTCATGAGGCTGCAGGGTGATGCCAACAACCTGCACGGATTTGAAGTGGACTCCAGAGTTTATCTGCTGATGAAGAAACTGGCCTTCTGA
- the POLR2H gene encoding DNA-directed RNA polymerases I, II, and III subunit RPABC3 isoform X1 codes for MAGILFEDIFDVKDIDPEGKKFDRVSRLHCESESFKMDLILDVNIQIYPVDLGDKFRLVIASTLYEDGTLDDGEYNPTDDRPSRADQFEYVMYGKVYRIEGDETSTEAATRLSAYVSYGGLLMRLQGDANNLHGFEVDSRVYLLMKKLAF; via the exons ATGGCGGGCATCCTGTTTGAGGATATTTTTGATGTGAAAGACATTGACCCGGAGGGCAAGAAGTTTGACCGAG TGTCTCGACTACATTGTGAGAGTGAATCTTTCAAGATGGACCTAATCTTAGATGTAAACATTCAGATTTACCCTGTAGACTTGG GTGACAAGTTCCGGTTGGTCATAGCCAGTACCTTATATGAAGATGGTACCCTGGATGATGGTGAATACAACCCCACAGATGATAGGCCTTCCAG GGCTGACCAATTTGAGTATGTAATGTATGGGAAAGTATACAGGATTGAGGGAGACGAAACTTCTACTGAGGCAGCAACGCGTCT CTCTGCCTACGTGTCGTATGGGGGCCTGCTCATGAGGCTGCAGGGTGATGCCAACAACCTGCACGGATTTGAAGTGGACTCCAGAGTTTATCTGCTGATGAAGAAACTGGCCTTCTGA